From the genome of Pseudomonadota bacterium, one region includes:
- a CDS encoding FAD/NAD(P)-binding protein: MESLKFIDVLEQSQGLRAHDFKTFEYTYQAEITNVYPLTETEKLYQIQIKDPEKRRLFSFKPGQFVMLELPGIGEAPFSISSSPIRHGDIELCIRRAGNLTNFLSRVQRGTQVGISGPFGTSFPMEKMYGQNVLLIAGGLGIAPLRSPALSVLENRSRYQEIDIIYGAKRPSELLFTYLYDMWRKFDINLNIIVDEPDDAWQGPVGLITEILEKRIAAYGNSLAKDTYAIVCGPPIMFKFVCKMLIDAGLPMQKIFVSLERRMHCGRGKCCRCNIGSTYTCLEGPVFDYWSVMNLKEAI, translated from the coding sequence ATGGAATCTCTTAAATTTATTGATGTTCTTGAACAAAGCCAGGGGCTCAGGGCTCATGATTTCAAAACTTTTGAGTATACGTACCAGGCTGAAATTACCAATGTTTATCCTCTCACCGAAACGGAGAAGCTGTATCAAATCCAGATAAAGGATCCTGAAAAACGGCGGCTGTTTTCTTTCAAGCCTGGGCAATTCGTTATGCTTGAACTGCCGGGCATCGGCGAGGCGCCTTTTTCCATATCCTCTTCGCCCATCCGTCATGGCGATATTGAATTATGCATCCGGAGAGCCGGGAATCTGACGAATTTTCTTTCCCGCGTCCAACGGGGCACTCAGGTCGGGATCAGCGGCCCGTTCGGTACGTCCTTTCCCATGGAGAAAATGTACGGGCAGAATGTACTGCTGATTGCCGGAGGATTGGGGATTGCCCCTCTGCGCTCCCCGGCTTTATCGGTTCTTGAAAACAGAAGTCGCTATCAAGAAATTGATATTATCTACGGCGCCAAGAGGCCGTCTGAACTTCTTTTCACCTATCTGTACGATATGTGGCGCAAATTCGACATCAACCTGAACATTATAGTTGATGAACCTGATGACGCCTGGCAGGGGCCGGTGGGGCTGATCACCGAGATTCTCGAAAAAAGAATAGCCGCCTATGGGAATTCACTGGCCAAAGATACCTATGCAATTGTCTGCGGCCCGCCGATCATGTTCAAGTTTGTCTGCAAAATGCTGATTGATGCAGGGCTGCCCATGCAGAAGATTTTTGTTTCTCTTGAGCGACGCATGCATTGCGGTCGGGGAAAGTGCTGCCGCTGCAATATCGGCTCGACTTACACCTGCCTGGAAGGCCCGGTTTTTGACTACTGGTCGGTGATGAATCTCAAGGAGGCGATCTGA
- a CDS encoding DegT/DnrJ/EryC1/StrS family aminotransferase — MPGFEIFGEEEKKEIMDVLDTGVLFRYEFPEQRKGVYKVRSFEEKFAAYCGAKYAQAVTSGTAALKVGLAAMGVGPGDEVVTQGFTFVATWEAILDVGAVPVFCEIDDTLNMDPDDLENRITPRTRAIIPVHMMGAPARIEEIVAIADKHGIPVLEDTAQAAGARIKGRHLGTFGKCGTFSFDAVKTMTTGEGGMIITDDENLWRRMSEYQDHGHDHAVNPGGRGGEGRSFVGFNYRMMELQGAIGLAQLAKLDGMVVAQKKNKAALRQAISKIPGVTFRTILDPDGDSATFIAFMLPDAGKARAVNEVLKANGAGAVYFAENTWHYYPKWEHLLNGSTLAKSGWPFMEPGGKKRVVYDPQVLPKSAAIMNRTLVYQVPIKLSAERLLQITAALKKAAAV; from the coding sequence ATGCCGGGATTTGAAATATTTGGCGAAGAAGAAAAAAAAGAGATCATGGATGTCCTTGATACCGGTGTGCTTTTCCGCTATGAGTTTCCCGAGCAGAGAAAAGGGGTGTACAAGGTTCGTTCTTTTGAGGAAAAGTTTGCAGCCTATTGCGGCGCAAAATACGCCCAGGCGGTAACATCCGGAACCGCGGCGCTTAAAGTTGGTCTGGCAGCCATGGGTGTCGGCCCTGGAGATGAGGTTGTCACTCAGGGGTTCACCTTTGTCGCTACCTGGGAAGCGATTCTTGATGTGGGTGCGGTCCCGGTTTTCTGCGAAATAGATGATACCCTGAATATGGACCCCGATGATCTTGAAAACAGGATCACCCCCAGGACCAGGGCGATCATTCCGGTACATATGATGGGTGCCCCGGCCCGGATTGAAGAAATTGTCGCCATTGCCGACAAACACGGAATTCCTGTACTGGAAGATACGGCCCAGGCTGCCGGCGCCAGGATTAAGGGCCGGCATCTCGGGACCTTCGGTAAATGCGGCACCTTTTCCTTTGATGCGGTGAAGACCATGACCACCGGCGAGGGCGGCATGATTATTACCGATGACGAGAATCTCTGGCGCCGGATGTCGGAATATCAGGATCATGGCCACGACCATGCAGTGAATCCGGGCGGCAGGGGCGGCGAGGGCAGGAGTTTTGTAGGGTTCAATTACCGGATGATGGAACTCCAGGGAGCAATCGGCCTTGCCCAGCTTGCCAAGCTTGATGGTATGGTTGTTGCCCAGAAAAAGAACAAGGCCGCTTTGCGGCAGGCTATTTCGAAAATTCCGGGGGTCACTTTCCGAACCATTCTTGACCCGGATGGGGATTCGGCAACCTTTATCGCCTTCATGCTGCCCGATGCGGGCAAGGCACGCGCAGTAAATGAGGTGCTGAAGGCAAACGGCGCCGGTGCCGTTTATTTTGCTGAGAATACCTGGCATTATTATCCGAAATGGGAACATCTGCTCAATGGCTCCACATTGGCGAAAAGCGGCTGGCCATTCATGGAACCTGGCGGCAAAAAACGAGTTGTCTACGACCCGCAGGTTTTACCCAAATCCGCGGCAATAATGAATCGCACCCTTGTCTATCAGGTGCCGATCAAGCTTTCAGCCGAACGATTGCTCCAGATAACCGCTGCTCTCAAAAAAGCCGCTGCCGTGTAA
- a CDS encoding 4Fe-4S dicluster domain-containing protein — protein MLFKIFSKKELPILFEVLSVNPIIGPVQIASDRKGQPIYSFDIVYDFNELRLDYTTTKYSAKKYFLPYLETLCSFNVSPESWEKKVDFNIYKPFVFFGMHACDINALNKLDKVLMESVYPTPYYASKRKNMFIIGMDCAPQPFCFCRSMGTDTVFNGFDMYLTDIGDSFFAEIVSAEAFNYLKSITTREPTGKDHALYLETVKAREKSFTAKVDTTDLTKILDMEFHSDVWKTWGEKCLSCGTCANVCPTCYCYGVEEQVDMDLKGAVKLKHLHSCNLIDFAEVAGGHNFRPESHTRLKYRYYHKHRGFVEAFEESLCVGCGRCGEACLADITVPEVISSVRGEEA, from the coding sequence ATGCTATTTAAAATTTTTTCTAAAAAAGAGCTTCCGATTCTTTTTGAGGTGCTTTCGGTTAATCCGATAATCGGCCCGGTACAGATAGCTTCAGATAGAAAAGGTCAGCCTATTTATTCATTTGATATTGTCTATGATTTTAATGAGTTGAGGCTCGACTACACCACTACCAAATATTCCGCCAAGAAATATTTTCTGCCGTATCTGGAGACGCTCTGCTCTTTTAATGTCAGCCCGGAGTCCTGGGAGAAAAAGGTAGATTTTAATATATACAAACCCTTTGTGTTTTTCGGGATGCACGCCTGCGATATCAATGCCCTTAATAAACTCGACAAGGTTCTCATGGAAAGCGTCTACCCGACGCCGTATTACGCCAGTAAACGTAAAAATATGTTTATAATCGGTATGGATTGCGCGCCTCAGCCTTTCTGTTTTTGCCGGTCCATGGGCACTGATACTGTTTTCAATGGTTTTGATATGTATCTGACTGATATCGGAGACAGTTTTTTTGCGGAAATTGTCTCTGCGGAGGCGTTTAATTATCTGAAATCAATAACCACGCGAGAACCCACCGGAAAAGACCATGCCTTGTATCTGGAAACTGTGAAGGCCAGGGAGAAAAGCTTTACCGCCAAGGTTGACACCACGGACCTTACGAAGATTCTCGATATGGAGTTTCATTCGGATGTCTGGAAGACCTGGGGCGAAAAATGCCTGTCATGCGGGACCTGCGCCAATGTCTGCCCGACATGCTACTGTTACGGGGTTGAAGAACAGGTTGACATGGATCTTAAGGGCGCTGTAAAACTCAAGCATCTCCATTCCTGTAACCTCATTGATTTTGCCGAAGTGGCGGGTGGGCATAATTTCAGACCGGAGAGTCATACCCGGTTGAAGTATCGCTATTATCACAAACATCGGGGGTTTGTAGAGGCGTTTGAGGAATCCCTTTGTGTGGGGTGTGGTCGTTGCGGCGAGGCATGTCTTGCGGATATAACGGTGCCTGAAGTTATTTCAAGTGTGCGCGGGGAGGAAGCCTGA
- a CDS encoding class I SAM-dependent methyltransferase gives MDMLPEKLHAAITCSTNTKLIAMELSSRLSLPLIESPVTDYPYLLGVTEKHLELQRVTPSPLGPIFVDFSDASLLYRLKHGGGIKQTLAKACGLKPGLRPEILDVTAGLGKDAFVLASLGCTVTLMERSPIIAALLEDGLNRAMNDSRTAAAASRMILVTGNSIELMKKFSDGNCPQTIYLDPMFPYRTKSALVKKEMRILREIAGYDSDAPELLETAIKTARQRVVIKRPKAAPPIEGPAPSLSTKSQNHRYDIYLR, from the coding sequence ATGGATATGTTACCGGAAAAACTTCATGCAGCAATAACCTGCAGCACCAATACGAAACTGATCGCAATGGAGCTTTCAAGCCGTTTGAGCCTGCCCCTTATCGAATCACCGGTAACGGATTACCCCTATCTTCTTGGTGTTACGGAAAAACACCTGGAACTGCAACGGGTTACGCCCTCGCCCCTGGGGCCGATTTTTGTAGATTTCAGCGACGCTTCATTACTCTACCGGCTCAAACATGGTGGGGGGATAAAACAGACACTGGCAAAAGCCTGCGGTCTAAAACCCGGTTTGCGGCCAGAAATCCTCGATGTCACCGCCGGTCTGGGGAAAGATGCCTTTGTCCTTGCAAGCCTCGGCTGCACAGTGACCCTGATGGAGCGGTCGCCAATCATTGCAGCTCTTCTTGAAGACGGATTGAACCGGGCGATGAACGACAGCAGAACCGCTGCCGCTGCCTCCAGAATGATATTAGTCACAGGGAACAGCATAGAATTAATGAAGAAATTTTCGGATGGGAACTGTCCCCAGACCATCTATCTCGACCCGATGTTTCCATATCGCACCAAGAGCGCCCTGGTTAAAAAGGAGATGCGGATTTTACGGGAAATTGCAGGATATGACAGCGATGCGCCAGAGCTGCTGGAAACAGCAATCAAGACAGCCAGACAACGAGTGGTGATCAAACGACCGAAGGCCGCCCCTCCCATAGAAGGCCCAGCCCCGTCTCTATCGACCAAATCCCAAAACCACCGGTATGATATCTATCTCAGGTAA
- a CDS encoding Ni/Fe hydrogenase subunit alpha: MKVSCDVNVHHLTRVEGHGNININIRDGVVKEAQWEVVETPRFFEAMLVGKKWENAPYICGRICGICSIGHTLASIRGVENAFGITPTGQTAKLRLLLKHMETLQSHILHLYFLAAPDFVNTGSVLPLIKTHPDIVQRAMRLKLLANDACDIIGGRRMHPTRTVVGGFTMLPERKELEGIRKRLKACSDDLAQTVELFASFEIPDFVRETEFVSLEGTGDYPFIGGDIISSDDAEQPESGYRKMTNEYCVDHSTSKWSKLSRESFAVGALARINNNFDYLNPLALGFAESLNLEPVNHNPFMNNLAQLVECVHVVMDSVAIIEGLLGSDWQESRQPVTPREGVGVGAVEVPRGILYHSYEFDAQGRIKSCDCVIPTSQNNANIHYDIIELARQCSEQGKTDVEIKRLAEMLVRAYDPCISCSVH; the protein is encoded by the coding sequence ATGAAGGTTTCATGCGATGTGAATGTGCATCACCTGACCCGTGTTGAGGGTCATGGGAATATCAATATCAACATCCGTGACGGAGTTGTGAAAGAGGCGCAATGGGAAGTCGTTGAAACGCCGCGTTTTTTTGAAGCGATGCTCGTGGGCAAGAAATGGGAAAACGCCCCGTATATCTGCGGCAGAATCTGCGGCATCTGCTCCATCGGTCACACCCTGGCAAGTATTCGTGGGGTTGAAAATGCCTTTGGCATAACCCCCACTGGCCAGACCGCCAAACTGCGCCTTCTCCTGAAACATATGGAGACCCTGCAGAGCCATATTCTGCATCTTTATTTTCTTGCCGCCCCGGATTTTGTCAATACCGGCAGTGTGCTGCCGCTGATCAAGACCCATCCCGATATAGTTCAGCGGGCAATGCGGCTGAAACTTCTGGCCAATGACGCCTGTGATATTATCGGCGGCCGCCGAATGCATCCGACCCGGACAGTGGTGGGGGGATTCACCATGCTTCCGGAAAGAAAGGAACTTGAGGGTATCAGGAAACGTCTCAAGGCCTGTTCCGACGACCTGGCGCAGACCGTGGAACTATTTGCGTCATTTGAAATACCGGACTTTGTCCGTGAAACCGAGTTCGTATCCCTTGAAGGCACCGGGGATTATCCCTTTATCGGCGGCGATATCATCTCTTCGGATGATGCGGAGCAACCTGAAAGCGGCTACCGGAAAATGACCAATGAATATTGTGTTGATCATTCCACCTCAAAGTGGAGTAAGCTTTCCCGAGAATCATTTGCGGTGGGTGCTCTGGCAAGAATTAATAATAATTTTGACTATCTTAATCCCCTTGCCTTGGGTTTTGCAGAGAGTTTGAACCTTGAACCGGTCAATCATAATCCCTTCATGAATAATCTGGCGCAACTGGTTGAGTGCGTGCATGTGGTTATGGATTCTGTTGCCATTATTGAAGGGCTTTTAGGGAGCGATTGGCAGGAGTCCCGCCAGCCGGTTACTCCCAGGGAAGGAGTGGGCGTCGGCGCGGTTGAAGTGCCGCGCGGTATTCTCTACCACAGTTATGAATTCGACGCTCAGGGCAGGATTAAAAGCTGCGATTGTGTGATTCCAACGAGCCAGAATAATGCCAATATCCATTACGATATTATCGAGCTTGCCCGGCAGTGTTCGGAGCAGGGCAAGACTGACGTAGAAATCAAGCGGCTAGCTGAAATGCTGGTGCGGGCCTACGACCCATGCATATCCTGTTCCGTCCATTAG
- a CDS encoding carbonic anhydrase, whose amino-acid sequence MHTGKHLILALAVSMFFTMNSDCYAGSIDRTSVYTVRSPSIVLQEIIRGNRDFVVALEKDYFQSFQNQQNPTLTVVTCADSRVQNNLFGMDPSNKIFTVRNIGNQIQNAEGSVDYGIHHLSTSILLVMGHSNCGAIKAAMGDISEETVGIIAELAPLKTPLSVDNGSGQFDDRWTKNIERNVDYQVAYANQLYASKVKSGDLVIIGAVYDFNNHYKKGQGALVITNINGETNPDKYMKHSAMRFLTKTEILARIGSIAPDTHYTSAEVTYGYHAPQKK is encoded by the coding sequence ATGCACACCGGAAAGCATCTTATATTGGCATTGGCTGTATCCATGTTTTTCACCATGAATTCAGATTGTTATGCCGGCAGTATTGATCGGACCAGTGTCTACACCGTCCGATCTCCGAGTATTGTTCTACAGGAAATAATCCGCGGCAACCGGGACTTTGTTGTTGCCCTGGAAAAAGACTATTTCCAGTCCTTTCAAAACCAGCAGAACCCGACTCTCACCGTAGTTACATGCGCTGATTCCCGTGTCCAGAACAACCTTTTCGGCATGGACCCGAGCAATAAAATCTTTACGGTACGAAATATCGGCAATCAAATACAGAATGCCGAAGGTTCCGTTGATTACGGCATTCACCATCTTTCAACGTCAATATTATTAGTCATGGGCCATTCGAACTGCGGCGCCATCAAGGCAGCAATGGGCGATATATCCGAAGAGACAGTCGGCATAATTGCCGAGCTCGCCCCCCTAAAAACCCCGTTATCCGTTGATAACGGCAGCGGCCAGTTCGATGACCGTTGGACGAAAAACATCGAGAGAAACGTCGACTACCAGGTGGCGTATGCAAATCAACTTTATGCCTCAAAGGTTAAATCCGGAGATCTGGTAATTATTGGCGCGGTTTATGACTTCAACAATCATTATAAGAAAGGCCAGGGCGCACTGGTCATCACAAATATTAACGGCGAAACCAACCCGGATAAATACATGAAGCACTCGGCCATGAGGTTTCTCACCAAAACAGAAATTCTTGCACGCATAGGAAGCATCGCCCCGGACACCCATTACACCTCCGCCGAAGTGACTTACGGTTATCACGCTCCACAAAAAAAGTAG
- a CDS encoding NADH:ubiquinone oxidoreductase produces the protein MSDLSYLGVPLARPRVAFFELTSCEGCQLQIINNESSLLDFLSLVEVVNFREAMSEKSDEYDIAFVEGSVTRADEVKRLQEIRANAKILVALGSCACFGGVNQLKNRFNDLAWVKKQVYGDFPVETEASRPLSAEVTVDLEIYGCPIKKEEVERIVTNLVVGKSVRHPKYPVCMDCKANENICLFDLGEPCLGPITRGGCDSWCPNSRMGCWGCRGPAEVANIEQIQEIMTKHGFSRETMLDRLECFGGFSSVVEELRQNQEEEQERK, from the coding sequence ATGTCTGATTTATCCTATCTCGGTGTGCCCCTCGCGCGTCCAAGGGTCGCTTTTTTTGAACTGACTTCCTGTGAAGGATGCCAGTTGCAGATTATCAATAATGAATCCAGCCTGCTTGATTTTCTGTCCCTGGTTGAGGTGGTAAATTTTCGCGAGGCGATGAGTGAAAAATCCGATGAGTATGATATCGCCTTTGTTGAGGGAAGTGTTACCCGCGCAGATGAAGTGAAGAGGCTTCAGGAGATACGGGCAAACGCCAAGATTCTTGTGGCACTGGGGTCCTGTGCCTGTTTCGGTGGGGTCAACCAGTTGAAAAATCGGTTCAATGATCTGGCCTGGGTAAAAAAGCAGGTTTATGGAGACTTTCCCGTGGAGACTGAAGCATCAAGGCCTTTATCCGCTGAAGTTACGGTTGACCTTGAAATATACGGTTGCCCGATAAAAAAGGAAGAAGTTGAAAGAATCGTCACCAATCTGGTTGTCGGCAAATCCGTCCGCCACCCCAAATATCCGGTATGCATGGATTGCAAGGCCAATGAGAATATCTGCCTGTTTGACCTTGGTGAGCCGTGTCTGGGGCCGATTACCCGGGGGGGATGTGATTCCTGGTGTCCGAATAGTCGCATGGGATGCTGGGGATGCCGGGGGCCTGCGGAAGTGGCTAATATTGAGCAGATTCAGGAAATCATGACAAAACACGGGTTTTCCCGGGAAACAATGCTTGACCGGCTTGAATGTTTTGGGGGATTTTCCTCAGTTGTCGAGGAATTGCGGCAGAACCAGGAAGAAGAACAGGAGAGGAAATGA
- a CDS encoding peptidylprolyl isomerase has protein sequence MNKILLTVLCAITLFALFPLHNLQAATELSEDGLFARIDTTQGVVVVKLEFEKTPITVANFVGLAEGTKDFHDTAGRTSGKYYDGLAFHRVIANFMIQGGCPNGSGRGGPGYKFEDEFYPALKHDRPGILSMANSGPGTNGSQFFITHVPTPHLDGKHTVFGKVVTGQDVVNKIQKGDRIKTVNIIRNGEKAKAFKSDQGTFDQLRKNIKTRQTKKLDALIMKKWPNAITTPTGLKYVVLAEGSGDKPAPGTLITAHYTGMFLDGGKFDSSVDRGKPFQFPVGQNQVIKGWDQAFLDMKKGEKRILIIPPDLAYGSQGVGPIPPNETLVFEVELIDF, from the coding sequence ATGAACAAAATACTTCTCACCGTTTTATGCGCAATAACGCTTTTTGCTCTTTTCCCGTTACATAATCTTCAAGCGGCAACCGAGCTTTCTGAAGACGGCCTTTTTGCGAGAATCGACACCACACAGGGGGTTGTTGTCGTGAAGCTCGAGTTTGAAAAAACACCGATCACCGTTGCAAACTTTGTCGGACTCGCCGAAGGGACCAAAGACTTCCATGACACTGCAGGCAGAACTTCAGGCAAATATTACGACGGACTGGCCTTTCACCGGGTGATTGCCAATTTCATGATCCAGGGCGGATGCCCCAACGGCAGCGGTCGCGGCGGCCCGGGATACAAATTCGAAGATGAATTTTATCCAGCCCTCAAACATGACCGCCCGGGAATTCTTTCCATGGCAAATTCAGGTCCCGGGACCAACGGCAGTCAATTCTTCATAACCCACGTCCCAACCCCGCATCTGGACGGCAAACACACGGTGTTCGGAAAAGTTGTTACCGGCCAGGACGTTGTCAATAAAATCCAGAAAGGCGACAGGATCAAGACCGTCAACATTATCCGGAACGGCGAAAAAGCCAAAGCCTTCAAAAGCGACCAGGGGACTTTTGACCAACTCAGGAAAAATATAAAAACCCGCCAGACCAAAAAACTCGATGCACTCATCATGAAAAAATGGCCCAACGCCATAACAACGCCTACCGGTCTCAAATATGTGGTTCTTGCGGAAGGATCCGGGGATAAACCGGCTCCAGGCACCCTGATAACCGCACATTATACCGGGATGTTTCTTGATGGAGGAAAATTCGACAGCTCAGTGGACCGTGGCAAGCCGTTTCAGTTTCCGGTGGGGCAAAATCAGGTGATCAAGGGCTGGGATCAGGCATTTCTTGACATGAAAAAGGGAGAAAAACGTATTCTCATAATCCCACCGGACCTTGCCTACGGCAGCCAAGGTGTCGGCCCCATCCCACCCAACGAGACCCTGGTATTTGAAGTGGAACTTATTGATTTCTAG